CAATTACCGGtccttctgtttctgcaACTTAAATTATTAAACCACTTTTTACGTTCTCCAATCATCTTCTACACAAATATCAACAATCATATGCGAAGAGCAATGGATCGTATATACAGCCAGCCGGGGATAAACGCGATTATCCGTGAGAAGGCTGCTGAGCTCGGTAGCGCTGCTGCATCTCTGTCATACGTCCATAGATACCTCCGTGAGGCGCTTTCCAGTGCAGAAGTGGCTACGGCAGTTCACGATGTCTTTCCAATCGGTGCTGCGCAGGATTCCGTAGGGAAATTATGTCGGTGCCGCGGGATGATTCAGGAAGTGGACCCAAGTGTTGCGTTATACCGTGCTTCCCCCAATAATTTTTTGGGTGCAGAAACCACGGATGATGCTGTAATGCTGGAGGCCCTTCAGGTGTACGTTATTCCTGTCCCCGGTAACGCACACTTTTATGGGATCCAAGATCAACAACAAACGGGATATCAGCAAGCTCAGGGTGCCGCAACGTGCACTGAAGGTGGTGGCTTCCTTCCAGCGGATACTTCGGATTTAGGCCGCAACTCCGGTCTTGACCGTAAGCGACGCGAACGGACACCAATGGGAGATCAGACGCATCAGGGGGAGTGGAATAGTGAAGATCCCGACGTTGAGCGCGACCCAAAGCAAAGCCGTTATGAAGGGGATAAGTTGTTGGGTACACTACCAGCGCATTCAGCAGCGAATGTACCACTTCACCACCAGCTGAACCTTCCACATCCACCACTCTGCTGGACGCTTCATACAGCCTGTGTTGTAACCGTGATTTATGGCGGTagtgcggaggaggagccACTGCGACTCAACGACGTGGTTGACTTCTTCGGTTTTATTGACGAACCATCCATTGTTGAGCATTCATGTGGTCCATTTGCCGAGGTAGAGGACTTCGAAACCTTTGATGCATGGCACACCGAACAACTCCCTCCTGGTGTCCTCCCGCGAATGACATGCTTGTCGTGGCAGCGCGTCTACTGTCAACCTGACCGCCCACTGTGTCACTTCTACTTTGAGTCAAAACGCCCCCTTGTCTTACAGCATTTAAAAAACACTGTATGTAAGGGAGACTCCTTACTGGCCGAATACATCTTGCTACACCTCTGTGCGCGCGTTATCACTCAGGAGGGTGGAATGCCCGTTGGAGACTTACCACTCCGGGTTGAGGGCGACATTGTGAATCTTGATATGTGGTCAGCATACATGAGGGAAGTTGCACCTGTGGGCGAGGTCCTGTTGGATTTATCGAAACTGACTAGTTCGTCTCTGCGTGTCACATCGAGCCTGGACGAGAAAAGCAACATATTACGCGCTGGTGTTCTCCAGTTAGCGAATGGGACACATGTCACACTTGACAGTCGTGCTGTTGCCATTGCCAGCAGCGGTGTCCAGGATGCTATTTTCTCTGCAGTCCACAAGCAGGTGCTGCAGCTGGAATACCCTTATCAGAAACTTGAACTGCCGATTGATCTTAGTTTCCTCGTTCTTTCGACCACAAAGTTGACTGATGAGATTGGTTTTTTGCAATTGGCTGTTTCTGTGCGGTGGTTACCAGAGCTCACAACGGAGGCTGCAATTTCTAACGATATTAGCGTAGACGAAGTGAGAGACTACTTTGCGCAGGTGCGGCAGTTGCCCCGCAGATTCGAAAGGGAGGATGACATTTCGACAACTCAACTATCTGACAAGTTGTTGGCTTTCTCCCAGTCTGAACCGCGTTGGAATAACCACGACTCATTCATACACAATAACTCTTTCGCTATGGCTGCTTCAATGATGCGTGCGTATGCAGCAAGTGTAGGACACGAGGTAATTACCAACGAAAGCGTCGGTTTTGTTCTGGCTCTCGAAGGCCAGCGTGTAGCACGTTGTTATGATGAAACATAGTGGCTGCAGTGCTGGGTGGATCACAAAGCAAGTGTGTGCGGCATACCCAACATCCTTCTTCCCACCCGTTGGTTCTTCGTTTACCTACTCTGTTATAGTAGTAATAGATGCCGCTGTCTAGGTTAAGCACTTAACCTGTGACTCTCCCTGCTGGTTAGTGCTGTACTTCCTACACAAACATACCCGCCTCTAACTTGGATCGTTCTCTTTCAACTCgttttgcattcttttctctttctctcactctctctctctcacatTCATTTGCTGCATGCGCATATTATCCTGACTACTGATGCATACAATTTATATTGAAGAAGGTAAATAAAGCATATCaacagttaaaaaaaaaaggccaaATAACGTAAAGTAAcatattacatttttttttttgaaagtgtCGTTGGATCTCGTGACAACAGAATAACACAGAAGGGAAAGCACTTAACATTTTGGACATGTCACTTGTGGAGGTTTTGCCGAACTACTTCACTCTTTCGAAGGACTCACCCCTTCGGAAGAAGTTCGAAAAGGTGTACAAATGGTATTCACCAGCCTTTTCGCCTCACGATGTTCCGCGCTTTGCTGAGGTGGGGAATATCACCGAAAATCCTGAAGTGATGCGCGGCATTCGAGACTTCTTCGTTGACCGCTATAAAAATCTTCAGCAGCCCATCACCCACATTTTGGGGTTTGACTCTCGTGGTTTTTTGCTTGGACCAATGATTGCAGTGGAGCTGAACGTGCCTTTTGTACTGATAAGGAAGGCGAACAAAATCGCTGGTGTTATCATTAAGAGTGAACCTTACACGAAGGAATACGCCGCAGAATCAGAGGAGTGCATGACCGTTCGCTTCGGGAGCTTTGACAAGAATTCTCGCGTTGTTCTCATCGATGATGTGATTGCCACTGGTGGTACCATGCTTGCGGGAGTGCAACTTGTTGATGCATGTGGTGCCACTCTTGTGGAAGTGGCGGGTGTTCTCGGCCTCACTTTCCTCAAAGGAACGCAACCCGCCCATACATTTGCGGGAGGTCGGTACAGTAATGTCCCATTTGTCACTCTTGTGGATGAAACTGTCCTTTCTGATGAAAACTGTGGCGATCCTCTTCATCACAAGGGATCCCGCATAATAAGCTGCGCCGAGGCAAAAAAATTGATTTAAGGAATATATTGGGCAGGTAACGCCCGTAACGGATCCTTAATGATGTTACAGgtattatttttaatttggGTAACagaagaatatatatatatatatatatatatataagagaGATTATCGAGGCAGTGGCattatttatatgtgtgaTATCCAACAGCGTTGGTGGTCCACACGGAAAAAGACAGCGGAGAAGAATCAGTGAAAGGAAGAGACATGGCGTtgagtgctttttttttttccttcttacgGGATGGGTATTTAAAAGGTGGTGCCTCATTTTTTGCGAGCAGTAGGCCTTGTTTTGTGTCAAGTGCAGCATTTAGCATATTAGTTTACACATGACTACGGGGTGTTCTGCAAATAAGAATTCTCCTCGGGTTGGCACACCTGTAAATTTATATGTCGTACCTCCCCTCTATTGGCgtatcaattttttttttctcattgcCTCCTGCATCCCTTCCCgcgtgttcttttttttttttttgctgcttttcgGTATTTCAAACCTCTCTAaattatgggggaggggggctgTTGCTTGTTTCACCCCCACGTGTGCAACGCTTTCCGTGTGTTACTCATCGCCACTTCAACAATTACTATCCACCTCCGTTTCGTTTTGCCCTGCTACTTCATTTCGCTTACCACAATTTATTCAATTAAGTTTCTTACtaatagtagtagtagtagtagttgAGCACCCGCTTGTTTTGTTGCCGTTTTTCAAGGTTAATCACAAGTCTTTATCTGTTATCCATAACTATGTCACGGTATGATGCGATGCTGACTGAGCGTCACCCACATCACTTCACGCTAGCAGATACCCATCCGCTAGCCAAGGAACTGCATGCCAATATCTTTGGAGAATCGGATTTAACACATGCCAATAGTGCTCACGTATACGACATCAGCAGTCTTACCGAAAAGCCGGCGCTCTTTCGAAAGGTCATCGAGTTCCTCAAATGCCGCTATGAAACGATGGGTGACACCGGTCCAACACACATCATTGGAGTGGAATCACGCGGTTACATCATTGGGGCCCCTCTGGCAGTGGCGCTTGGTATTCCATTCGTAACCGCCCGTGTGACGAAACGgtttccctcttcatttGTACCTGAAGGTGACGATTTGAAGTATTTGCCGATGTCACGCTCTATCCGAAATGACAGCATTCCTCCGCGTGCGCGTGTGTTGATTGTTGACGATTTCATTGGTACGGGAAGCACAATGCTTGCCGCACTGCGACTTGCAGATATTGTGGCTGCTCAAGTAGTAGAAGTTCTTACCGTCTGTGATGTGGCCTCGTTGGGGGGTATCAAAATTATACGTGAATCCGATGATGAAATGTTCAAAGAGACGCCTATCTTTACTTTGATTCACTTCAAACTCTCCCCGCGGGAGGCTGAAGAGCAACTTGAATTCGTTAACTCATACATTACCAGGTCACGACTGTGAgatatttcccctcccctttttatACCTCAGTCGTGGCATGATATCTTCATGTGAGTGTTCATCTGCTCTATGTGGAATGGAGAGAGAGCCACTGGAATAAGAGGAGCTGCggaaaacaattttttttttttttgaaaaacagTAAAAGTAAGGAAACAAGCGGCAGTGACGTGGAGGAGCCTAAAGTGCGCATATTCCCTCATGCGGTCGGCACCTCTCATAATTGCTACCAATGGTGTGTTCTCCTTCGTATCGGTGTTATTTCAGATAGCGGGATAATCACATGGAATAAAACTGAACAGCAAGCagtgaagtgaaggggaggggaggcgTTGGTAAAGAAACGTGTTTTAATGACAGGTGCGGGTAGGGAAGTGACAATTTTCCAAACATAAATGCTGATTGCAATatattcctccttttccccataCACGAAAAAGGTTACTaagggaaaacgaaaaaagaaaaagaaggatgaagCACAATCTTACGGGAAGTAGTTACTCATCTTCTGCGTGTCCGCGTATTTGGAAAGCATATTAAAGCAACAGGTATGTGTaagggtgtttttttttttttcgtatgtTCGTGAAGCGAATGGAAACGTGATGATGTTCACCTTATCTTCAGTTCGTTAGTaagagaggggaagggaagcatccgcttctattttctgctcctctttttcccttttcatatatatatatatatttattattattattatttttttttttttattatcgttatcttctttctgtgtttgttgttgtgaccATTCCGAAGGCTGGCGGTGCAACCTcgtccttttcccccctccccccccccacgtCATACCTCTGGATACAAAACGTTTTCCAATTTAGAAAAGAATTATTGTGTGGACGCCACGTCATCCTccagctttttcttttttcctcctctacaGACTCTTCTTTCGGACCATATGACTGTTACCGGCAACTAccaactttaaaaaaatatgtgcgGACGACTACGTTAGTTCTTTCGTAGTTTGacgagtttttctttttacctttttttttttgttgcggtgGATGTttatctcactctgccaatGTGTAGTACTTTTGAGTTAAGCGGAGGACTTCAGACAGCGACATAATACCGCTGCGCTTGTGTCTGTATGTTTGATTAAGAAAATACAAGTAAAaggttgtttgtatttttgtcttCGTGCGCATGCGTTATGCACTGttcttttattctttccTTCTGTCCTCTTTGCTTTgtatgcttctttttttattttctgctgATCGCCATTGGGAGCCCACGCGCTTTAACgaagggaatatatatatatatatatatatttggtgGGGAGTAAAGGGAGCTCAAAAGGGAAGTGACCGCATCGCCACCCGctttgtatttctttttgttggtcAGACTCCAGTAACAGGGAAGGAACCGATAAAAGTAACAGACCTAACTGCTATAACAATTACTCAGTTAAGCAAGGGGGGGGAAGCATTAGAAAGGTGTTTTATCTCACACGTCCAACGCCTCGCTGCACGGCGGTTCGAATATGTCATCTTTAATGTCGGCAAATAATAGTGGTCTCTTCTTCGCTATGGCACTGACCACCAACCAAACCTTCTTTCTAACGTACCACATGGGCAGCTACGCTAATAACGCCGTCATGCTTAGCAGCCGGAAACCTATGTTGATGAGAGACGTATTCTTGACGAAATCTTCAAGTTTCTTCCCTAACCCCCTTTCGTGCGTTTATGTTCACAGTCCGTTGGATGCTGTGTTAAACAGTTTATTAGCATGGTTTTTAGTGAGACCAATTATCGAAATCATTGGTTGGAGGTCCGGAGTGGCGATATACTTCGGTTCAGGTTTCTTCAGCAGTTTCGCTTACATATTCAGTAGCCAACTCGGTACAGGGAGGACGAACACACCGTTTGATTGTGCAGACACGTCAAATGGTGCCTTTTCGGGTTTTGCGACCCTCAGCCTCGTATTGCCAAAATGTTATATACCAACAAGCAAGCGCATCCCTACAAGCTACCTTGGTGTCCCATACCTCATCAAATGCTTCTACGACGAATACGTTGCTCCCCATTACGttgacaaaagagaaaagggtgcTATCGAGCTGCGAAACTGGGGATTTGTTGGGGGAGTATTCTTCGTAATGATCTATACGTCATTGGTACTTCGAACTAAACATGATATGACAACAATGAGGACATTTTGGCGCAACATGGGCATTActacgcaaaaaaaataatgcagAACACACATACTGTGTAACAACaacttttattttacttacaaaaaaaactcacaTTCCCTACTCTGCaaggaacgaaaaaaaataccataATTTTCAACGACAATTAAACATCACCGTCAAACTGTTTTACCAAACCGCAATGCACTCTTGTAAACGAACACACAGGTAGGCTAGGCGAGGTTTTTCACaaaaggaatatatatatatatatatatatatatatataaggctACGCCTAAATCCCTTTGACCTCATGGGTTGCCAACGTATGGGGACCTATCCCATTGCGGGTGTGGAAGATGTGCGCCGTGCTGTCGTTTTGGAGGTGAAcgatttttgtatttctgtgAAGCTGCCTCCTGCAAGTGAATTAAGGAAAGATTCCCGGTATGGCATTAACCTTGATGCCCAGGTTGTCGGTTTCAATGCAAGGCGCGTTCGCGACGAATATGAGCTTGCCTTTCGTATGTACCTTACTGGAAACGATCTTGAGAAGTACGCCCGGAGGTGCACGGTTGGgtacctttttcttccatccgGTGAGGAGCATTACCTCGGCCCGATAATATTTGGTAGTGACTCGGTGTGCTCGGCCATGCTTGTGGGGGAAGTGCCATCAAATGTAGAGGTGTGCTTTGAGTGCCTTTCTCTTCCCAGAGGTATGACGGCTCTGATGCCTGCCTGCTTTCGCCTTGCAGAGATCATGGCGACCATTCTTGATGCTGACGTGCACAATGCATCAGTGGCCTCCTCGCATATGCAAAACTTGGTGAAACTGTTCCCTTCTTATGGTGACTGCATGATGCAGTTTGATAACTGGACCAAATTTGTGGAGTGCGCGGAAGCTCAACTGGGACTGTGGTGCACAAGAAGATACACCGAAGACGAAATCAAAAAATATGGATTTCGTAATGTTGCACATTATGAGGAGCCACGTCTTGTCTCAAAACGATTTATTTACGACTATGTTGATGGGGATGTTGGGAAAGATGCGTTGCATCATGAAAAGTTTGAGGAGTTGAAGAAGCTTGTTGCCGCTGCATTGAACTCTTGCACTGACTGCCGGCGTCCTTCTCATCTGTGTAAGAAACACCTCACGGAGATATCAAGCATGCCTTGCGTTCTCCAGCTGAATCCCCCAAACTACTTGGCACCCGTGACTGCTGAGGGAATCGTCTGGAGGATTGTTCTCCAAGACCCCCTCCATCCCATCCGTGTTGTCTGGGAACGCAAAGTCACGCGGGTTCCAGATTTTCGCTAATCCCAAATGCTTCCGTACGGCATTCATTATTTTACACCATCATGTAAGCTGTCAGGCAGCAATAGGGTCCTTAACACAAtacatttccctcctctttcgcGTTTGACTTTCAATTCCTCAATGTTTTTGGTTGTCGCTGTTCTGTTTTTAACATTTTGCATGACTAATGTCTTTTGTTcatgtttgttcgtttcccTCTACGTCTGCTTTTGATGTTCcgttattttacttttacgtttgcttttttttttttttactgtttgcTCCACCCCGTACTCCTTACGATTGGTAACATCCTGATTCAAATGTCGGCTGCAGGTGATAGGGGAGCGAGCTTATGAAGACGTGGAAGTACTGCTTCTCCGTCATTTTCCcatcttttgtgtttcagcTCTTGTATGCGCCACCGAAGCACATTGTTAGATGCTACACATGTGCATGTAGAAGGACTTCCTTTTAcgcacctttctttttcttttccataatTATACTTTTGTGCTGTCTCCTACTGCTTTTCTTaccttatgttttttttttactctttggtTACACACTCGTTACTTATCTTTTCCTTATATCCTTCCTAACATTCTGGTGCTCCcatgtttttcctcttctttcctgtgcGGTGGGCCCAGTTGCTGCGTCTATCCACTGCATTGCTAACCACTATCCACTCTCCCGTGCACTTAttatgttgttttctctttt
This sequence is a window from Trypanosoma brucei gambiense DAL972 chromosome 7, complete sequence. Protein-coding genes within it:
- a CDS encoding Adenine phosphoribosyltransferase, putative, whose amino-acid sequence is MSLVEVLPNYFTLSKDSPLRKKFEKVYKWYSPAFSPHDVPRFAEVGNITENPEVMRGIRDFFVDRYKNLQQPITHILGFDSRGFLLGPMIAVELNVPFVLIRKANKIAGVIIKSEPYTKEYAAESEECMTVRFGSFDKNSRVVLIDDVIATGGTMLAGVQLVDACGATLVEVAGVLGLTFLKGTQPAHTFAGGRYSNVPFVTLVDETVLSDENCGDPLHHKGSRIISCAEAKKLI
- a CDS encoding Adenine phosphoribosyltransferase, putative — its product is MSRYDAMLTERHPHHFTLADTHPLAKELHANIFGESDLTHANSAHVYDISSLTEKPALFRKVIEFLKCRYETMGDTGPTHIIGVESRGYIIGAPLAVALGIPFVTARVTKRFPSSFVPEGDDLKYLPMSRSIRNDSIPPRARVLIVDDFIGTGSTMLAALRLADIVAAQVVEVLTVCDVASLGGIKIIRESDDEMFKETPIFTLIHFKLSPREAEEQLEFVNSYITRSRL